A stretch of Aythya fuligula isolate bAytFul2 chromosome 1, bAytFul2.pri, whole genome shotgun sequence DNA encodes these proteins:
- the LOC116497090 gene encoding V-set domain-containing T-cell activation inhibitor 1-like, with protein sequence MVACLLFASLPRGQPDTTCHAFVGESVILPCATTSPSELDVSHLMLYWQIESTIVHFFHNGEDKPTFQNANYSGRTSLFLDQVKHGNFSLKLSNVQLEDAAVYSCISKQSGNHPTPTQKSRIHLNVSDRSSTVETHSPHGHSQISSRSPGNVPHLDILLSFHLLVTLAGWRL encoded by the exons ATGGTTGCCTGCTTGCTGTTTGCATCTCTACCCAGAG GTCAACCAGACACAACGTGCCATGCGTTTGTTGGAGAAAGTGTCATTTTGCCTTGCGCCACCACCTCTCCCAGTGAACTGGATGTTTCCCATTTGATGCTCTACTGGCAGATAGAGTCTACCAtagtgcatttttttcacaatgGGGAAGATAAGCCAACGTTCCAGAATGCAAATTACAGTGGCAGAACCAGTCTGTTTTTGGATCAGGTGAAGCACGGCAACTTTTCCCTTAAGCTCTCCAATGTCCAGCTAGAGGATGCAGCTGTATATTCCTGCATCTCTAAGCAGTCTGGGAATCATCCCACGCCAACACAGAAATCTAGAATTCATCTCAATGTATCGG atcGATCTAGCACTGTGGAGACACATTCCCCTCATG gaCACAGCCAGATTTCCTCAAGAAGCCCTGGCAATGTACCACATCTGGACATACTCCTCTCTTTTCATCTCCTGGTCACACTGGCGGGTTGGCGCTTGTAA